A region from the Arachis ipaensis cultivar K30076 chromosome B01, Araip1.1, whole genome shotgun sequence genome encodes:
- the LOC107635126 gene encoding calcium sensing receptor, chloroplastic, whose protein sequence is MEISAIMASATPRPSLPIPTPSSSSSSSSSTLVSNSKLPLLKRSSHITLPTSTTISLLALFSPPHEAKAALTIPKDQIVSSLNDVEKTIDQVQVVGSSFLDAAQRVLEIVGNALKPGIDAAMPIVQQAGEEALKIASPAISEASKKAQEALQSTGVDPQPVITAAKTVVDTAQQTTKVIEGAKPIASATVETISSSDPTVIAGTAGALFIAYLLLPPIWSAITFNFRGYKGELTPAQTLDLISTQNYFMIDIRSEKDKDKAGVPRLPSSAKNRMIAIPLEELPSKLRGLVRNVKKVEAELAALKISYLKKINKGSNIVIMDSYSDSAKIVARTLTSLGFKNTWIVADGFSGNKGWLQSRLGTDSYFSSFAEVLSPSRVIPAAVRGFGTTSQSSAKLLPGAD, encoded by the exons ATGGAGATTAGTGCCATCATGGCTTCAGCAACTCCAAGACCTTCTCTTCCAATTCcaactccatcttcttcttcttcttcttcttcttcaacattagTCTCAAACTCCAAGTTGCCATTGTTGAAGCGTTCATCACACATAACACTTCCAACCTCAACTACCATTTCACTTCTCGCACTCTTTTCACCACCCCATGAAGCCAAAGCAGCTCTCACCATCCCCAAGGACCAGATTGTCTCTTCTCTCAACGAT GTGGAGAAGACGATTGATCAGGTTCAGGTGGTGGGTTCGAGTTTCCTTGATGCGGCACAGCGTGTTTTGGAGATTGTGGGGAATGCTTTGAAGCCTGGAATCGATGCGGCGATGCCGATTGTGCAGCAGGCTGGGGAGGAGGCCTTGAAGATAGCTTCCCCTGCCATCTCTGAAGCTTCCAAGAAGGCACAAGAAGCACTCCAAAGCACTGGTGTTGATCCCCAACCTGTCATCACTGCTGCCAAG ACAGTCGTGGACACTGCACAACAAACAACCAAGGTGATTGAAGGTGCGAAGCCAATAGCTTCGGCGACAGTTGAAACAATATCTTCTTCAGATCCTACTGTGATTGCTGGAACAGCTGGAGCACTCTTTATTGCGTACCTCTTACTTCCTCCAATTTGGTCTGCCATCACCTTCAACTTCCGTGGTTACAAAG GTGAGCTTACGCCTGCTCAAACCCTCGATCTGATATCAACACAAAACTACTTCATGATTGATATTAGGTCAGAGAAAGATAAGGACAAGGCCGGTGTTCCCCGCCTTCCGTCTAGTGCGAAAAACAGAATGATTGCCATTCC ATTGGAAGAACTACCAAGCAAGCTCAGAGGACTTGTTAGGAATGTGAAGAAAGTGGAAGCTGAACTAGCagctttgaagatttcttacTTGAAGAAAATCAACAAAGGCTCCAACATTGTGATCATGGACTC GTACTCGGACTCGGCGAAAATAGTAGCAAGAACATTAACGAGCCTCGGTTTCAAGAACACGTGGATTGTGGCAGACGGGTTCTCGGGGAACAAAGGGTGGTTACAGAGTAGACTTGGAACAGATTCTTATTTCTCTTCGTTTGCAGAGGTGTTGTCTCCATCAAGAGTCATCCCTGCAGCTGTTAGAGGTTTTGGAACAACCTCCCAATCAAGTGCCAAGCTTCTTCCTGGAGCTGAttga